The Ralstonia sp. RRA DNA segment GTGCATGCGACCTCGCGCGCTGACAAGGGCTGGCCGCAGGCAGCCTGGGTGGACGTTGCGCGCGAGCTGCTCGCACGTGACTACGCGATTGCTCTGCCGTGGGGCAGCGAAACCGAGCGCCGCACCAGCGAGGCCATCCGTGAGGCCATCATTGCCGCGGTGCCAGGCACGGTGGGGCGGGTGGTGATTCCGCCGCGCATGTCGCTGCCGGATGTGACGGCGTTCCTCAATCAAGCGACGGCCGTGGTGGGCGTGGACACTGGGCTCGTGCATATTGCCGCCGCGCTGTGCAAGCCGACGGTGGCGCTCTACAACTTCACGACCTCGTGGCGCACGGGCGGGTACTGGACGCCCAACGTGCATGACCTCGGCAGCGCCGAGGCCCATCCCACCAGCGCCCAAGCGCTCGATGCGCTGCGCGCGCTGGGTGTGCTCTGATGCTGCGCTTCCTGTATCGCCTGCTGTGGCGCATTGCGCTGCCTGTCGCATTGCTGCGCTTGTGGTGGCGTGGTCGCAAGGAGCCCGGCTATCGCCAGCACGTTGGCGAGCGGCTCGGGTTCTACCCCTCGCGCGCAAATCCAGATCGCCCGCTGCTGTGGGTGCATGCCGTGTCTGTTGGTGAGACGCGTGCCGCGCAGCCGCTCATCGATGCGCTGCTCGCGCGCTTTCCGCACCATGCCGTGCTGCTCACGCACATGACGCCGACCGGCCGCCGCACGGGCGCCGAGTTTGCCGCGCAGCGCAATGGCCGCGTCATCCAGGCGTATCTGCCGTATGACCTGACGGGTGCCGTCGACCGGTTCCTGCGCCACTTCCAGCCGCGTCTCGGCTTGTTGATGGAGACGGAGATCTGGCCGGTGTTGATCGAGCGTGCCTACGCCGCCGGCGTGCCGATGGTGCTCGTCAACGGGCGTCTGTCGGCGCGCAGTCATCGGCGTACAGCGCGCCTGGGCGATGCCGCACGCGAGACGTATGCACAGTTGGCCGCCGTGCTGGCGCAGACGCCGGATGATGCCGATCGCTATCGCTCGCTCGGTGTGCCGCGTGTGCGCGTGACGGGCAACCTGAAGTTCGACATCACACCGCACGTCGACCAGATCATGGCGGGCCGCGTACTGCGCGAAGCCCTGCACGCGCGGTATGGGCGTGTGGCCTGGGCGGCCGCCAGCACGCGTGAAGGGGAAGAGGCGTTGCTGCTGGATGCTTGGCAGGCCCACCGTGCACAGCATGTCGGGCGTCGGCATCCGCTATTGATTCTCGTGCCGCGCCATCCGCAACGCTTTGATGAGGTGGCACAGCTTGCCGAGCGCGCGGGCTTGCGTGTTGCGCGTCGCAGCGCGATGACGGTCTCGGCCGCTGGCATGGCGGATGACGCCGGTTTGGGCGAAGCGGATGTCCTGCTTGGCGATTCGATGGGCGAGATGGCGCTGTACTACGCCGCCGCCGAAGCCGCATTCATTGGCGGCAGCCTGTTGCCGCTGGGTGGTCAGAACTTGATCGAGGCATGTGCCGTTGGCACGCCGGTGGTCATCGGCCCGCACACGTTCAACTTTGCGCAGGCCACGCGCGATGCTGTGGCCGCAGGTGCCTGCGTGCAGGTGGATGATGCGGCGGCGGTGATGCGCGTGATTGACAGGTGGCTGTCCGACGCCGATGCGCGCGAGACCGCATCACGCGCCGCGCTGGCCTTTGCTGCCACGCATGGCGGGGCGACGGCACGTACGGTGGAGGCGGTGGCATCGCTTGTATTGCCGACGCTGTAACACGCAAGCCACGTTCGGCACGAAAACTGCGAACTCAATCCACGCGGCGCAGACTAACGGCTCTTTGCGCAGTTTGCTGTAGTTTGCATTCGTCACTGTTCACGACCCGTTCATGTCTCAATCGAATCGTCCCAAGCCAAGCCTGCTGCAGACGCCGCGCCGCGTGGTACTGACAGCAGCGGCCTTGGCCGTGCTGACCGCAGCCACCATCATCGGCGCCGGCTGCATGACGCCCGCACCCACTGGCAAGCCCGCTACCGTAGCGACAAGCACCGCGGCTTCCGCCCCTGTCGCGCAAACCGCATCGACGCCTGAAGCGAAGCCGGCTCCCGCCAGCGCCCTACCCAACCCCGGTCAGGCCACCTTGACCCAGGCGCAAGGCGAAGGTCGCTCACGCTTTGTGCTGGTGCGCTGGCAAGAGCCGGGAGCGGCGCCCAAGGAACTGCCGTCGGCGGAGGAGGAGGGGGGCGATCCGACTGCACAGCCGATCGCCATTGAATTCAGCGCAGGCCTGGAAGCTGCCAACGGCGTTGCATCGGGTTACTCGGGTTGCAACCGCTTTACCGGTCCGTACGAGAAGCTCGTCTCGGGCATGCGCTTCGGTAGCCTCGCAACGACACGCATGGCATGTGACCCGGCGCGCATGGAGTTGGAAACGGCTTTCCTGGAAGCGTTGAAATCGCCGCTGGCGACTGTCGGCATGCAGCCGTCGGCTTCGGGGCGACAGGGGCGTCAGGTGATCTGGAAGACTGCCAGCGGCGCACTGCTGCAGTTTGCGGAGCGGCCGCTGACGACGCCAGCACCGGGGCCGGCGTCGTCACCGAGCGGCCAGAACCACTGATCAGCGCTTGGCGGGTTTGGCAGCGGTAGGCGTCGATTTTGCCAATGCCGGCTTGGCAGCGCGCGGCGGCAGGGCGGTGATGTCGCTTGAGCCGTTCGCCGTGAGCAGCGTGTTCACCTGAATCACATCCGCCTCGTTGAGCGAGCCGGCGGCAGATTTCAGACGCAAGCCATTGACGATGGTGTCGTAGCGCGCGCGGGCCAGGTCGCGCCGCGCCTGGAACAGTTGCGCTTGCGCATTCAGCACGTCGGTGCCGATGCGCACGCCCACGCCATAGGCGAGCTGGTTGGAGTCATACGCCGTACGCGCCGACAGTTCGGCCGCTTCCAGCGCCTTCACCTGCGCCAGCCCTGCAATCACGCCGATATACGCTTGCCGTGCGCCTTGTTCGGCGGCGCGGCGGGCGTACTCCAGATCGCTCGCGGCCTTGGTCTCCAGCGCGATGTTCTCGCGCACGCGCGACTGGATTGCACCGCCCGCGAAGATCGGGATCGATACCTGCACGCCGATCTGCGAACTCTCAAAGCGCGCGCCGCCTGGCAGCGACGGAATGTACTGGTTGCCGCTCGCGTTGGTATGACCCGTCTGCGCGACGAGGTCGACGGAGGGCAGATGGCCGGCGTTGGCCTTCTTCACGTCGCGTTCAGCGCTCTGCAGGTTGTACTGGGCCAACGCCACCTGCAGGTTGCCGCTGCGTGCCTGGTCGACCCAGGGACCGGGGGTTGCCGGTTCCGGCTGCGGCAGCGCCACGCCGGTGCGTACACCCGCCAACGTGCCGACCGGCTCGCCGACGATCTGCTTGAGTGCTGACTGTTTGACTTCAAGGTCACTGCGCGCGGCAATGACCGTTGCATCGATGGAATCGCGCCGCGCTTGCGCATCGTTGGCATCGGTGATGTTGGCGTTACCGACGTCGAAGTTGCGGCGCGCCTGCTCGTACTGCTGCTGGATCGCGTCGCGCTGCGCGGTGGCCAGCTGCAGCGTGTCTTGCGCATTGAGCACGTCGAAGTAGGCCTGCGCCGTGCGCGCGATCAGATCGAGTTGCGCCTGCGCGAGCGAGGCCTCAGCCGCTTGCGCGGCAATCTCGCCTTGCTTGTAAGTCTCCCAGCGATCCCAGCGGAACAGCGGTTGCGAGAGCGACAGCGTCCAGCCCGTCGACGAGAAGGTCTTGTTGAAATCGACCGGCGCGTTCTGGTCGAAGATGATGCGCGTCGAGCTCCATGCACCGCCAATCTGGGGCAACAGCCCGGCACGGCCCTGCGTGAGCTTTTCGCGCTGCGCGAGCGATTGCGCGCGGGCCGATGCGAATTGCGGATCGTTGGCCAGCGCGGCGCGGTAAGCGGAGAGAAGGTCGGTCGCGGCCGGTACTTCAGGCGCAGGCGTTTGCGCCCACGCCAGCAGCGGCGTCATCGACCAGAACAGCACAACAAGCGAACCGCGCACGGCAAACCGCGCGCGGTGACTGCGAGCAACACTCATAAAGCCCCCGGACGAGGAAAACGTCGGAAGGCAGCGCGGGCGCGTCAGAACCTGTTCACGCGAGTCGGCGCGTGAGCAAACTCAGTTGATTCTCTTGCCCGGCGGCGGCTTCCCCAATCAGTACGTCGCCATCTGCGGGTCCACCTGGTTGGCCCAGGCATGGACGCCGCCTTGCAGGTTGTAGACGCGGGCCGGATCAAAGCCGGCATGCACGATCAGATACTGCGCAACCTGCGCGCTGCGTCCGCCGTGGTGGCAGATGCAGACGATGTCTTGGTCAGCTTGCAGCTCGCCGGCACGTACCTGGATCTCATTCATCGGAATGTGTGTGATGCCAGGCAGGGCGCAGATCTCCACCTCTTCAGCCCAGCGCACGTCGAGCAGGACGGGCTTCGCGCGCGATGCGTCGGCGAGCCATTGAGCGAGGGCGGAGGGAGCGAGCTGTTGCATGTTGATTGGGGTAAGCCGAAGTGGATCAGAAGCGGAACTGCGAGGGTGCGGACACGCCCACCAGCGGCGTCACGTAGGTCTCGAACAGATTGCGCGTCTGGTATTCGGTGTTGGAGATGCGCGTGATGAGCTGCGCTTCCATGACCGGCGCGCCTCCCACGAAGATCGAGAGGCGGCCACCCACCTTGAGTTGCTTGAGCAGGGCTTCCGGCACGGCCGGCACAGAGCCCGAGACGCAGATCACGTCATACAGGTCATGGCCCCAGCCTTGCGCGCCGCTGGCTTCGACCACGTCGACATTGGTCACGCCGTTGCGCGTGAGGTTGTCGCGGGCAAAGGCGATCAGCTCGGGCACGATGTCCAGCGTGGTGACCTGGCGGCCGCGGTGGGCTAGCAGGGCAGCCATGTAGCCGGAGCCCGCGCCGATTTCCAGCACGTCTTCATGCTTGCGCACGGCCAACTCTTGCAGCACGCGGGCTTCCACGCGCGGGGCCAGCATGTTCTGGCCGCCGGCCAGCGGGATTTCCATGTCAACGAAGGCCAGTGCGCGATAAGCCTCGGGCACGTAGTGTTCGCGTTTGACGACGGCCAGCAGGTCGAGCACGTCGGTGTCGAGCACGTCCCACGGACGGATTTGCTGCTCGATCATGTTGAACCGGGATTTTTCGATGTCCATGGGCATGCCTTCCATGTGGAGCGCGTAATGCGGATGAGGGTTTGACGACAAACCCGGCATTTTAGCAAGTCCAGAGGACATTCCGGCAGAGAACCTCACGACTTGGTGCCCCCGTTGGCATCACCATCGACGTCGGACTGGGTGCGCCAGGGCTGCGCCGTGAGCGGAGGTGGCGGCGGAATCACAGCGCCGGGCACCGGATTGCGCAACAGGCCATGCAGCACCAGCGCCACCACATGCGTGATGAACGCTTTCGGCTCCAGCACCTTGGAGGCGCACGGGCCGAACGAGTGCTTCCACATCATCAGGAAGAGCATCGGGGCGGTCAGCGCCAGCGTGGTCAGGTCCACGTCGGTTTCGCGGAACTCGCCCTGGGCCACGCCGCGCGCCAGGATGCGCGCGAACAGGCGATCGCAGCGTTCGATGACTTCTTCGTTGTAGTACTGCGCCAGATCGGGAAAGTTGCCCGACTCGGCCATCAGCAGCTTGGTCAGGCCCGAGGCCGGCGATTCGCCAATCAGCTCCCACCAGCCCATCAGGATTTCATGCAGAAGCGCTTCGGTCGTGCCTTCAAACGTGTCGATCAGAGCTTCGCCCTCGGCCAGCGCGGGCAGCAGGTTTTCCTGCACCACGGCCTTGAACAGCTCTTCCTTATTGGCGAAGTACAGGTAGACGGTGCCCTTGGACACGCCGGCCGCCGAGGCCACGTCTTCCAGCCGCGTAGCCGCGTAGCCGCGCGCCACGAACAGGCTGAGCGCCGCCGCCACCAACTCCTGTGGGCGGGCTTCCTTGCGGCGGGTCCAGCGTTTGGCGGAAGACTCGGGTTCTCGATCGGTCACGGCAGCAACTGCAAAAGTGGTGTCAGCCAGCGCACTTTGGCCACTGACTCACGGATAACTTACTTTCCGGTCATTAATGTACGCATGGCGCGAGGGTGGGTCAAGTAACATCGGCGCGGTCAATCAGATTGGGCCTCGAATGTGCTGGTGCACAATAGCGGCTTTCCAAGCCAATTCGTTGATCAGGACGGCCATGGACTGCCGACCCCACTGTGGCGCGTGTTGCATCGCGCCTTCCATCTCCAGCCCGATTCCCGGTATGCCCGACGGCAAGCCGGCCGGCGTGCGCTGTGCGCAGCTGGATGACGCCAACCGCTGCCGCATCTTCGGCCACCCGGAGCGCCCGGCGGTGTGCGGCAGTCTGCAGCCCGAACCCGACATGTGTGGCGCCACGGCGGTGCACGCCATGCAGTTCCTGACCCAACTCGAAATTGCCACTGCGGCGCATTGATCGTTCATGACCGACTCCACGAAACCTGCCACTCGCTCGAACCGTTTCCGCTGGTGGGCCGGTGCGGCTGCTGTCGCGGCGACCGTTGCCGTCGTGCTGGTGGCCTGCATGCCGACCGGCTGGACGGGCAACGGCTACACCTTCTCGCGCGGCCAGATGCAGGAAGCACTGGCGCGCAAGTTTCCGTTTCAGCGGCGCTTTCTCGGCTTCTTCGATGTCACGTTGACCAACCCGCAGATTTCGCTGGACCCAGCACGCAACCGTATCGCCATCCAGGCGGATGCGAGCGTGGAAAGCGGCCTGCTGCGCCAACCGCTGACCGGGCCGCTGGCCATCTCCAGCGGCTTGCACTACGACTCGCCCACGCGTTCGATCCGCCTAGACCAACCCAGCGTCGACCGCTTTGATCTGCAGAACGTGCCCGGCGGATTGGGTCAGCAGATCAGCGGGATTGGCTCGTTGATCGCAGGCCAGTTGCTCAATGATTACGCGGTCTACACGTTCAAGCCGGAGCAGTTGAAAGTGGCCGGTATCGCTGTAGAGCCCGGTACAATCACGGTTTTGCCCGAAGGCGTACACGTTCAGGCCAAGCGGCCTTGAAGCATTTGCTGTTGTACGCAGCACGCCCGGCGCCTCGTCTTCCTTCTCCTCCCCTGCTTACTGCATGGACATTGCACTTGTCATCAAAGCGCTGATTCTCGGCATCGTCGAAGGTCTGACCGAGTTTCTTCCTATCTCCAGCACGGGCCACCTGATCCTGGCCGGCCAGTTGCTCGACTTCAATGACGAGAAGGGCAAGATCTTTGAAATCGTGATCCAGTTCGGCGCCATCCTGGCGGTGTGCTGGGAGTTCCGCCACAAGATCATCGAGGTCGTAAAGGGCTTGCCCAGCGACCCGCGCCAGCAGCGCTTCGCCATCAACGTGATCGTGGCGACGATTCCTGCGATCACGCTCGCGCTGATCTTCGGCAAGTCGATCAAGGCGCATCTGTTCAACCCCATCGTGGTGGCATCTGCCTTCATCATTGGCGGATTCGTGATTCTGTGGGCCGAATGGCGCGAGCGCCATCGCGGCGAGACGCACGACCCGCGCGCCAATGCGCTGCTCGAAGCCGCCAAGGCCGGCGCGCCGCGCATTGAAACGCTCGACGACCTGCGCATCTCCGACGCCATCAAGGTCGGCTTCGCACAGTGCTTTGCGCTGATTCCGGGCACGTCGCGCTCGGGCTCAACCATCATCGGTGGTCTGCTGTTCGGCCTCTCGCGCAAGGTGGCAACGGAGTTCTCGTTCTTCCTCGCCATCCCCGTGATCTTTGGGGCAACGGTGTACGAGCTGTACAAGTCGCGCGCGCTGCTGTCGGCGGATGATCTGTCGATCTTCGCGGTGGGTTTCGTGGCCGCGTTCATCTCCGCATTCTTCTGCGTGCGCTGGCTGCTGAAGTTCATTGCCACGCACGATTTCCGCGGCTTTGCGTGGTATCGGATCATCTTCGGCGTGATCGTGCTGGTGACGGCTTACACGCATCTCATCGCCTGGCAAGCCTAAACCAGTCAGCATTTCCCTCTCTCGGCGCGGGTCTTCGCGCCGTCTGCACGATCGGGCAGATTCGGACACACTGGCGGCTTGTTTCCGTCAGCCGCTGACAACCGGATCTCCCGATCATGAGTGCACTCTTCCAGCCTTTTTCCCTACGCGGTCTCACGCTTGAGAACCGCATCGTCATCTCGCCGATGTGCCAGTACTCGGCCGACAACGGCCAGGCGACTGCGTGGCATCACACGCACCTAGGTAGCCTGTCGCTTTCGGGTGCAGGCTTGCTGATGATCGAGGCGACCGCCGTATCGCCGGAAGGGCGCATCACCAATGGCTGCCTGGGTTTGTGGGACGACGCGACGGAAGCCGCGTTGGCGCGCACGCTCGCGGCCATTCGCCAGAATGCGCTCGTGCCGATCGGCATGCAGATTGCGCACGCCGGCCGCAAGGCATCGAGTGCGCGCCCGTGGGAAGGCGGCGCGCTGCTGCCGCTCGACGCCGGCGGTTGGGAAACGATGGGCCCGTCCGCGCTATCGCAACGCCCTGAAGAGCGTGCGCCGCGCGAAATGACGGACGCCGACCTTGCCCGCGTACGTGATGCGTTTGTCGCCACCGCGCGCCGCGCTGTGCGCCTGGGGTTGGCGGCCATCGAGCTGCACGCTGCGCACGGCTATCTGCTGCACGAATTCCTCTCGCCGATTGCCAATCAGCGCACCGATGCCTATGGCGGCTCACGCGAGAACCGCATGCGTTATCCGCTAGAGATTTTCGATGCCGTGCGCGCCGTGGTGCCGGACAACATTCCGGTGGGCGTGCGCGTGTCGGCCACAGACTGGGTGGAGGGCGGCTGGACGCCGGAGGATTCGGTGGTGTTTGCGCAGGCGTTGCGCGCGCGCGGTTGCGACTGGATCGATGCGTCTTCAGGCGGCGTATCGCCGCTGCAGCAGATTCCGCTCTCAACCGGCTATCAGGTGCCGTTTGCCGAGAAGATCCGCAACGAAGCGGACATCCCGACCATTGCTGTCGGCCTCATCAACGAGGCGCACGAGGCCGAGGCCATTGTGGCGGAGGGACGTGCGGACCTGGTCGCGGTTGGTCGCGCCTTCCTCTACAACCCGCACTGGGCCTGGGCTGCGGCGGCGGAACTGGGCGCCACCGTCAAGGCGCCGCCGCAGTATTGGCGCGCCTTCCCGCGTCACGCCAAGAACCTCTTCGGCGAGACGCATTTCGGCGCGCGATGATACGCGCGTGGGCTGTGGTCAGCGCTTGCGGAAGACCACGTCCCACACGCCGTGTCCGAGGCGTAGGCCTCGCTTCTCGAACTTGGTGACGGGGCGATAGTCGGGGCGCGGCGCGAAGCCGTCGGCGGTGTTCTCAAGCGTCGGCTCGGCGGACAGCACCTCCAGCATCTGGTGGGCGTATTCCTCCCAGTCCGTCGCGCAGTGCAGATAGCCGCCCGGCTTCAAGTGGGCGGCCAGGCGCGCCACGAACGGGCTCTGGATCAGGCGCCGCTTGTTGTGGCGCTTCTTGTGCCACGGGTCCGGGAAGAACACGTGGATGCCATCCAGCGTGCCTTCCGGAATCATGTGCGCCAGCACTTCCACCGCATCGTGCGAGCAGATGCGGATGTTGCCGATCTCGCGTTCGCCGATCAGCTTGAGCAGCGCACCCACGCCCGGCTCGTGCACTTCCACGCCCAGGAAATCATCGTCCGGACGCAGTTGTGCGATGTGGGCCGTGGTTTCGCCCATGCCGAAGCCGATCTCGAAGATGCGCTTCGCGCCGGTGCGCCCGAAGGCAGCTTCCCAGTCGAGCGGCTCGGCGGCGTAGGGGAGTTGGAAGCGCGGGCCGAGTTCGTCGATGGCGCGCTGCTGGCCGGTAGACGTACGACCGGCGCGGCGCACGTAAGAGCGGATGCGGCGTGGGTGGCCGGTTTCCGTGCCGCTTTCAGCGTCTTCGGCGGCGTTGATGTCTTGCGATTCCGGCGTGGTGTCGGCGGGGCCGGTGCCCGGCTGTTCGATGGGCTGCATGAAGATCCCGTGCCGTGTGCCGCACTGGGCGGCGGGCAACAAAAAAGCCGCCGAGGGCGGCTTCAGACTGTGTTCGGTGGAGCGGGCGATGGGAATCGAACCCACGGCTCTAGCTTGGGAAGCTAGGGTATTACCATTATACGACGCCCGCGTAGCCCCATATTCTATGCGGGGTTGCAAGGGTTGGGCAAGCGGGGAGGATGGACGGTGACGTGAAAAGTGTCACCACCGGCACTCCG contains these protein-coding regions:
- the waaA gene encoding lipid IV(A) 3-deoxy-D-manno-octulosonic acid transferase, with protein sequence MLRFLYRLLWRIALPVALLRLWWRGRKEPGYRQHVGERLGFYPSRANPDRPLLWVHAVSVGETRAAQPLIDALLARFPHHAVLLTHMTPTGRRTGAEFAAQRNGRVIQAYLPYDLTGAVDRFLRHFQPRLGLLMETEIWPVLIERAYAAGVPMVLVNGRLSARSHRRTARLGDAARETYAQLAAVLAQTPDDADRYRSLGVPRVRVTGNLKFDITPHVDQIMAGRVLREALHARYGRVAWAAASTREGEEALLLDAWQAHRAQHVGRRHPLLILVPRHPQRFDEVAQLAERAGLRVARRSAMTVSAAGMADDAGLGEADVLLGDSMGEMALYYAAAEAAFIGGSLLPLGGQNLIEACAVGTPVVIGPHTFNFAQATRDAVAAGACVQVDDAAAVMRVIDRWLSDADARETASRAALAFAATHGGATARTVEAVASLVLPTL
- a CDS encoding META domain-containing protein, producing the protein MSQSNRPKPSLLQTPRRVVLTAAALAVLTAATIIGAGCMTPAPTGKPATVATSTAASAPVAQTASTPEAKPAPASALPNPGQATLTQAQGEGRSRFVLVRWQEPGAAPKELPSAEEEGGDPTAQPIAIEFSAGLEAANGVASGYSGCNRFTGPYEKLVSGMRFGSLATTRMACDPARMELETAFLEALKSPLATVGMQPSASGRQGRQVIWKTASGALLQFAERPLTTPAPGPASSPSGQNH
- a CDS encoding TolC family outer membrane protein, which codes for MSVARSHRARFAVRGSLVVLFWSMTPLLAWAQTPAPEVPAATDLLSAYRAALANDPQFASARAQSLAQREKLTQGRAGLLPQIGGAWSSTRIIFDQNAPVDFNKTFSSTGWTLSLSQPLFRWDRWETYKQGEIAAQAAEASLAQAQLDLIARTAQAYFDVLNAQDTLQLATAQRDAIQQQYEQARRNFDVGNANITDANDAQARRDSIDATVIAARSDLEVKQSALKQIVGEPVGTLAGVRTGVALPQPEPATPGPWVDQARSGNLQVALAQYNLQSAERDVKKANAGHLPSVDLVAQTGHTNASGNQYIPSLPGGARFESSQIGVQVSIPIFAGGAIQSRVRENIALETKAASDLEYARRAAEQGARQAYIGVIAGLAQVKALEAAELSARTAYDSNQLAYGVGVRIGTDVLNAQAQLFQARRDLARARYDTIVNGLRLKSAAGSLNEADVIQVNTLLTANGSSDITALPPRAAKPALAKSTPTAAKPAKR
- a CDS encoding rhodanese-like domain-containing protein → MQQLAPSALAQWLADASRAKPVLLDVRWAEEVEICALPGITHIPMNEIQVRAGELQADQDIVCICHHGGRSAQVAQYLIVHAGFDPARVYNLQGGVHAWANQVDPQMATY
- a CDS encoding protein-L-isoaspartate O-methyltransferase — its product is MDIEKSRFNMIEQQIRPWDVLDTDVLDLLAVVKREHYVPEAYRALAFVDMEIPLAGGQNMLAPRVEARVLQELAVRKHEDVLEIGAGSGYMAALLAHRGRQVTTLDIVPELIAFARDNLTRNGVTNVDVVEASGAQGWGHDLYDVICVSGSVPAVPEALLKQLKVGGRLSIFVGGAPVMEAQLITRISNTEYQTRNLFETYVTPLVGVSAPSQFRF
- a CDS encoding TetR/AcrR family transcriptional regulator produces the protein MTDREPESSAKRWTRRKEARPQELVAAALSLFVARGYAATRLEDVASAAGVSKGTVYLYFANKEELFKAVVQENLLPALAEGEALIDTFEGTTEALLHEILMGWWELIGESPASGLTKLLMAESGNFPDLAQYYNEEVIERCDRLFARILARGVAQGEFRETDVDLTTLALTAPMLFLMMWKHSFGPCASKVLEPKAFITHVVALVLHGLLRNPVPGAVIPPPPPLTAQPWRTQSDVDGDANGGTKS
- a CDS encoding YkgJ family cysteine cluster protein yields the protein MDCRPHCGACCIAPSISSPIPGMPDGKPAGVRCAQLDDANRCRIFGHPERPAVCGSLQPEPDMCGATAVHAMQFLTQLEIATAAH
- a CDS encoding DUF1439 domain-containing protein, whose amino-acid sequence is MTDSTKPATRSNRFRWWAGAAAVAATVAVVLVACMPTGWTGNGYTFSRGQMQEALARKFPFQRRFLGFFDVTLTNPQISLDPARNRIAIQADASVESGLLRQPLTGPLAISSGLHYDSPTRSIRLDQPSVDRFDLQNVPGGLGQQISGIGSLIAGQLLNDYAVYTFKPEQLKVAGIAVEPGTITVLPEGVHVQAKRP
- a CDS encoding undecaprenyl-diphosphate phosphatase, producing the protein MDIALVIKALILGIVEGLTEFLPISSTGHLILAGQLLDFNDEKGKIFEIVIQFGAILAVCWEFRHKIIEVVKGLPSDPRQQRFAINVIVATIPAITLALIFGKSIKAHLFNPIVVASAFIIGGFVILWAEWRERHRGETHDPRANALLEAAKAGAPRIETLDDLRISDAIKVGFAQCFALIPGTSRSGSTIIGGLLFGLSRKVATEFSFFLAIPVIFGATVYELYKSRALLSADDLSIFAVGFVAAFISAFFCVRWLLKFIATHDFRGFAWYRIIFGVIVLVTAYTHLIAWQA
- a CDS encoding NADH:flavin oxidoreductase/NADH oxidase, translated to MSALFQPFSLRGLTLENRIVISPMCQYSADNGQATAWHHTHLGSLSLSGAGLLMIEATAVSPEGRITNGCLGLWDDATEAALARTLAAIRQNALVPIGMQIAHAGRKASSARPWEGGALLPLDAGGWETMGPSALSQRPEERAPREMTDADLARVRDAFVATARRAVRLGLAAIELHAAHGYLLHEFLSPIANQRTDAYGGSRENRMRYPLEIFDAVRAVVPDNIPVGVRVSATDWVEGGWTPEDSVVFAQALRARGCDWIDASSGGVSPLQQIPLSTGYQVPFAEKIRNEADIPTIAVGLINEAHEAEAIVAEGRADLVAVGRAFLYNPHWAWAAAAELGATVKAPPQYWRAFPRHAKNLFGETHFGAR
- the trmB gene encoding tRNA (guanosine(46)-N7)-methyltransferase TrmB yields the protein MQPIEQPGTGPADTTPESQDINAAEDAESGTETGHPRRIRSYVRRAGRTSTGQQRAIDELGPRFQLPYAAEPLDWEAAFGRTGAKRIFEIGFGMGETTAHIAQLRPDDDFLGVEVHEPGVGALLKLIGEREIGNIRICSHDAVEVLAHMIPEGTLDGIHVFFPDPWHKKRHNKRRLIQSPFVARLAAHLKPGGYLHCATDWEEYAHQMLEVLSAEPTLENTADGFAPRPDYRPVTKFEKRGLRLGHGVWDVVFRKR